TGCTGCCGCCCGAACACCCGAAATCAGGTCAACGTGGACGCCCGGCAAAATACGATAACCGCAGGATCATCAATGGGATTCTGTGGCTTGCCAGAAGTGGAGCGCCATGGAGAGATCTTCCGGAGCGTTACGGCAAATGGCAGGCAGTTTACGCACGTTTCAGGCTGTGGAAACAGCGGGGAATATTCGAGGCGATCTTTGCCGCCCTAAGCGCTGATGCCGACATGGAAAATCTCTCTATCGACTCCACGTCCTGCAAAGTACATCAAAGTGCCAACGGGAGAGGGAAAACCCCGGAAGGGGGAAAAAAGGGGCTCAAGCGATTGGCATGTCCAGAGGCGGCAAGAATACGAAAATTCATGCGATAGTAGATGGTTTAGGCAATCCGCTGGCGCTCCTGCTCAGTCCCGGCAATGACCACGATTCCCGCCATGCCGTGTCCTTGCTCGGGCAAGCGGAAATCAGAGGGAGCAACGTCATCGGCGATAAGGCTTACGGTTCGCAAGCCATCAGAGAGTACATTACTTCTCGGGAGGGAAGTTACACTATCCCGCCGAAGAGCGATAATCCCGAACCGTGGTTTATAGATGAGCATGTTTACAAGGAACGACACTTGGTTGAATGTTTCTTTCAGAAAATCAAATGGTTCCGTAGAATTTTCACCCGCTATGACAAACTTGACGCTTCGTTTTTCGCTTTTGTTCTTGTCGCTGCCAGTGTTATTTTATTGAAATAATACAAGCTGAAATGTTTTTTAAACAAGCCCTAGTCTGAATTGATGAAAGAACTTTCTTACGAGACAACAGATCTCGGAAAGGAGTTCATCATCATGAACAAACATTTGACTCTGGCTGAAAGAAAAGCCATTGAAAGCGCCCTCAACCGGCGAGAATCTCTCAGAAGTATTGCCTCAACGGTTCTGAAGTCGCCGAGTACGATCTCCAGAGAGATCAGAAAACATGCAGAGACTGTCTTCAAAGGCTGTTATGGCCGGACAGTAAACTGCTGCCTTCACCGGTATGACTGCTCCGTTACTTCCCTTTGTAACACCTCTCCGAAATGCCGTTCACTG
This sequence is a window from Pyramidobacter sp. YE332. Protein-coding genes within it:
- a CDS encoding IS5 family transposase (programmed frameshift), with amino-acid sequence MEERRYELTSSEWNRIKRMLPPEHPKSGQRGRPAKYDNRRIINGILWLARSGAPWRDLPERYGKWQAVYARFRLWKQRGIFEAIFAALSADADMENLSIDSTSCKVHQSANGRGKTPEGGKKGQAIGMSRGGKNTKIHAIVDGLGNPLALLLSPGNDHDSRHAVSLLGQAEIRGSNVIGDKAYGSQAIREYITSREGSYTIPPKSDNPEPWFIDEHVYKERHLVECFFQKIKWFRRIFTRYDKLDASFFAFVLVAASVILLK